A single window of Acetohalobium arabaticum DSM 5501 DNA harbors:
- the trpC gene encoding indole-3-glycerol phosphate synthase TrpC, whose amino-acid sequence MFLDKIVANTKEEVKQRKEEISLTELKERLRPVDEVRDFKAALTNSVLGLIAEIKQASPSKGLIRKDFNPVEIAKKYSQNRVEAISILTDEEFFQGSLEYLQQVREATDLPLLRKDFIIDPYQVYEAQAHGADAVLLIVNILTEKKLIELISLIRKLGMEALVEVHTAGELKTACRAGAEIVGINNRNLKTFETDIEQTLQLQELLPADKVIVSESGISSKDDIEKLTDTGVDAVLIGEALMRSDDLSNRIAELLGRSDGNGSN is encoded by the coding sequence ATGTTCCTAGATAAAATAGTGGCCAATACTAAAGAAGAAGTAAAGCAGCGTAAAGAAGAGATAAGCCTAACGGAATTAAAGGAGAGATTACGTCCAGTAGATGAAGTCAGAGACTTCAAAGCAGCCTTAACTAATTCAGTTTTGGGATTGATTGCTGAAATCAAGCAGGCTTCCCCGTCAAAGGGGTTGATCAGGAAAGACTTTAATCCAGTGGAGATAGCAAAAAAATATTCCCAAAATAGAGTGGAGGCTATTTCAATATTAACTGATGAAGAATTCTTTCAGGGCAGCCTTGAATATCTACAGCAGGTAAGAGAAGCAACAGATCTGCCCCTGCTGCGGAAGGACTTCATCATTGATCCTTATCAGGTTTATGAGGCTCAAGCCCATGGCGCCGATGCTGTATTATTGATAGTCAATATTCTAACGGAAAAAAAGCTGATAGAATTAATCAGTTTAATTCGAAAGCTGGGAATGGAAGCATTAGTGGAAGTCCATACAGCTGGGGAGTTAAAGACAGCCTGCCGGGCTGGTGCTGAAATAGTCGGCATCAACAATCGGAATCTAAAGACTTTTGAGACTGATATAGAACAGACGCTGCAGCTGCAGGAATTATTACCAGCAGATAAAGTTATAGTTAGCGAAAGCGGTATCTCCTCTAAAGATGATATTGAGAAATTAACTGATACTGGTGTCGATGCTGTTTTAATAGGAGAAGCCTTAATGCGTAGTGATGATCTCAGCAATAGAATAGCTGAACTGCTGGGTAGGAGTGATGGAAATGGCAGCAACTAG
- a CDS encoding phosphoribosylanthranilate isomerase, whose product MAATRIKVCGITNLDDARQAVRLGVDSIGFIFANSPRQVTAEQVHQIINKLPPFINLTGVFVDEDIEEVQKTADYCGLDTLQLHGTETPEYCKQLKAWKVIKAFRVREKLEPKRMAAYEIAGYLLDTYQPKRLGGTGKTFNWDLAVEAEEVGPIILAGGLNPDNITTAVKKVEPYGVDINSGVESSPGQKDQQKLKRVVNNIRRLEYAE is encoded by the coding sequence ATGGCAGCAACTAGAATTAAAGTCTGCGGTATTACTAATCTGGATGATGCCAGGCAGGCTGTTCGCTTGGGAGTAGATAGTATAGGATTCATCTTTGCTAATAGCCCCAGACAGGTAACTGCTGAGCAGGTACACCAGATAATAAATAAACTGCCTCCATTCATTAACCTAACAGGAGTTTTTGTCGATGAAGATATTGAGGAGGTTCAAAAGACAGCTGATTACTGCGGTTTAGATACACTGCAGTTACATGGAACTGAAACGCCGGAGTATTGTAAGCAGCTGAAAGCATGGAAGGTGATTAAGGCCTTTCGCGTGCGGGAAAAGTTGGAACCTAAAAGGATGGCCGCCTATGAAATAGCAGGATATCTTCTGGATACCTATCAACCTAAGAGGTTGGGCGGAACCGGTAAGACCTTCAACTGGGATCTGGCTGTAGAGGCAGAAGAAGTAGGACCGATTATTTTGGCCGGCGGTTTGAATCCGGATAATATTACTACTGCTGTCAAAAAGGTAGAACCTTATGGAGTAGATATTAACAGTGGAGTTGAAAGTAGTCCGGGACAGAAGGACCAGCAAAAATTAAAGAGAGTAGTTAATAACATAAGGAGGTTGGAGTATGCAGAATAA
- the trpD gene encoding anthranilate phosphoribosyltransferase, translating into MRKFIKQVTNGKNLDVGQAAEAMELIMSGEATKAQIGSFITGLRMKGETVPEITGCAEVMRKKATAVKPKTSDVIDTCGTGGDGVGTFNISTTTAFVAIGGGVPVAKHGNRSVSSKSGSADVLEELGVNLDLTAPQVAEAVDRIGIGFMYAPNFHQAMKHAIKPRKEIGIRTVFNILGPLTNPARAEYQVLGVYDPELTSVLAHVLGNLGVKRAFVVHGAGGLDEISNLGETKVSYLSDGEVEDFTIHPRDFGLSLAEVGDIKGGNAAENAQITLDILQGKSGPKREIILLNSAAAFLVAGKVDRLEEGIDLAAEVIDTGQALDKLEALIDYTQRKQDQKCS; encoded by the coding sequence ATGAGAAAATTTATTAAACAGGTAACTAATGGTAAGAACTTAGATGTTGGTCAGGCAGCAGAAGCAATGGAATTGATTATGAGCGGTGAGGCCACTAAAGCACAGATAGGAAGCTTCATCACTGGATTGCGAATGAAAGGAGAAACAGTGCCTGAAATTACTGGCTGTGCTGAGGTGATGCGCAAGAAGGCAACTGCTGTTAAGCCAAAAACATCAGATGTGATTGATACTTGCGGGACAGGAGGCGACGGCGTGGGAACCTTCAATATTTCAACAACGACTGCTTTTGTAGCAATTGGTGGAGGAGTTCCAGTGGCCAAACATGGTAACCGTTCAGTCTCAAGTAAAAGTGGTAGTGCAGATGTATTAGAAGAGCTTGGGGTTAATCTAGATTTAACAGCCCCGCAGGTGGCTGAAGCAGTAGATAGAATCGGGATTGGATTTATGTATGCTCCTAACTTCCATCAGGCTATGAAGCACGCCATTAAGCCGCGCAAAGAGATTGGAATCAGAACTGTATTTAATATTTTGGGACCATTAACAAATCCGGCTCGTGCTGAATACCAGGTATTGGGCGTTTATGACCCGGAATTAACATCGGTATTGGCCCATGTGTTGGGAAATTTAGGAGTTAAGAGGGCCTTTGTGGTTCACGGCGCCGGTGGGTTAGATGAGATTTCAAACTTAGGTGAGACTAAGGTTAGCTATCTTTCTGATGGAGAGGTAGAAGATTTTACTATTCATCCCCGTGACTTTGGATTATCTTTAGCAGAAGTAGGAGATATTAAGGGTGGTAATGCAGCAGAGAATGCTCAGATTACTCTCGATATCTTACAGGGTAAATCAGGGCCTAAACGGGAGATTATTCTGCTTAATAGTGCAGCAGCCTTCCTGGTGGCCGGTAAAGTCGATAGATTGGAAGAAGGAATCGATCTGGCAGCTGAAGTAATAGATACTGGGCAGGCTTTAGATAAGTTAGAAGCATTAATTGATTATACCCAGAGAAAGCAGGACCAAAAATGTTCCTAG